A genomic window from Pirellulaceae bacterium includes:
- a CDS encoding thioesterase domain-containing protein, translated as MRCLNKQTMKEGKIPFVFIPSAAKTPLSLVTFARNLDPTRGFYSFEYRGLDGIESPDRSLEETAAGFAEQITAMAPQTSICLGGQCFGGTVAFEMAKQLSDRGFTVDRLILLDTIPPLLASNIESTIDIDEEQNIRHLTQQAVTAICDQARAHFAHFPDEIRQPFERTLSRQLDFGNSYRGTPTETDIYLLITQQYDEAIFQNWQSLARNNLEKIRLPADASSVLDSDQVATVANVVSKILEINAESS; from the coding sequence GTGCGATGCCTCAACAAACAGACGATGAAGGAAGGGAAAATCCCCTTCGTATTCATCCCCTCAGCAGCAAAAACCCCCCTTTCATTGGTAACTTTTGCGAGAAATCTGGATCCAACGAGGGGCTTTTATTCTTTTGAGTATCGTGGCCTGGACGGCATAGAAAGCCCCGATAGGTCACTCGAAGAAACAGCCGCCGGCTTTGCAGAACAAATCACTGCAATGGCCCCCCAAACGAGCATCTGCCTGGGTGGGCAATGCTTCGGTGGTACCGTCGCTTTCGAAATGGCTAAGCAATTGAGCGATCGCGGATTCACCGTCGACAGGTTGATCCTGCTGGACACTATACCGCCGCTCCTTGCATCGAACATCGAATCGACGATCGACATCGACGAAGAGCAAAATATCAGGCATTTGACGCAACAAGCCGTAACTGCCATCTGCGATCAAGCGCGGGCCCATTTTGCGCACTTTCCTGATGAAATCAGACAGCCCTTCGAGCGCACCCTTTCTCGCCAATTAGATTTTGGAAACAGCTACCGAGGCACCCCCACCGAGACCGACATCTATCTGCTAATCACCCAACAGTATGACGAAGCTATTTTCCAGAACTGGCAATCGCTGGCAAGAAACAACCTGGAAAAGATAAGATTACCTGCCGACGCATCTTCAGTTTTGGATAGCGACCAGGTTGCAACCGTTGCCAATGTGGTATCGAAAATCCTAGAAATCAATGCCGAATCGTCCTAA
- a CDS encoding endonuclease/exonuclease/phosphatase family protein: MIRLLAYNIKHGRGNDGRVDLQRTADVIRRVRADVVALQEVDKKVERSGQLNEAKRLAELTGLPYHAFGSFFDYQGGEYGMAIISRYPLRDIKRLRLPDGAEPRASLIVTVAAQKSFRLANVHFYRDERERLAQAQALLKYLQNEKLPSVIAGDFNSRPKSAVLKLFADWNIPDKGEDHFTFPSDRPRVEIDFLMFRPENAFVVNEVDVVKESLASDHRPVLMEVSFGETNK, encoded by the coding sequence ATGATTCGGCTGCTCGCTTATAACATCAAACATGGGCGAGGTAACGACGGTCGAGTTGACTTGCAGCGAACCGCAGACGTGATTCGTCGCGTTCGAGCGGATGTGGTGGCCTTGCAGGAGGTTGATAAAAAGGTGGAAAGAAGTGGCCAGCTCAATGAGGCAAAACGTTTAGCAGAACTGACGGGTCTTCCTTATCATGCGTTTGGGAGCTTTTTCGATTACCAGGGAGGGGAATACGGGATGGCGATCATTTCTCGTTATCCGCTTCGGGACATCAAAAGGCTTCGTCTGCCTGATGGAGCTGAACCAAGGGCCTCTCTGATCGTTACCGTGGCTGCTCAAAAATCTTTTCGCCTCGCGAACGTGCATTTCTATCGGGACGAAAGGGAAAGGTTGGCACAAGCTCAGGCGTTACTGAAATATCTCCAGAATGAAAAATTGCCGAGCGTTATTGCAGGCGATTTTAATTCACGGCCGAAATCTGCTGTGCTGAAACTTTTTGCGGACTGGAATATTCCTGATAAGGGAGAGGATCATTTCACGTTCCCTTCCGATCGACCTCGTGTCGAAATTGATTTTCTCATGTTTCGACCTGAAAATGCCTTCGTCGTAAACGAGGTTGACGTCGTGAAGGAATCGCTTGCCTCCGATCATCGACCGGTTCTGATGGAAGTCAGTTTTGGCGAAACTAACAAATGA
- a CDS encoding glycoside hydrolase family 16 protein encodes MGDDFRDELSWPYCGEIDILENVGREIDDKTGDGLNHFSCHTGAYYFKKGNHISTTVPVKDMTNQFHTYAIEWTPKAITMFLDGEHYYTYDKTKDDLAFPFNRPQNLIVNMAMGGGMGGKIDPKLRSQKMELEYIRVDGRQ; translated from the coding sequence TTGGGAGACGATTTTCGAGACGAACTCTCATGGCCCTATTGTGGGGAAATCGATATTCTTGAAAACGTAGGGCGTGAGATCGATGATAAAACGGGTGACGGTCTCAATCACTTCTCCTGTCACACGGGGGCCTATTACTTTAAGAAGGGAAATCACATTTCAACCACCGTTCCCGTCAAAGATATGACCAATCAGTTTCACACCTACGCGATTGAATGGACACCCAAAGCGATCACAATGTTTCTTGATGGCGAGCATTACTACACCTACGATAAAACGAAAGACGATTTAGCATTTCCATTCAATCGTCCCCAAAACCTGATTGTTAACATGGCAATGGGCGGGGGTATGGGAGGAAAGATTGATCCAAAGTTGAGATCTCAAAAAATGGAACTCGAATACATTCGAGTTGATGGTCGCCAATAA
- a CDS encoding sugar porter family MFS transporter, giving the protein MVSLVVALGGFLMGFDAGVVSGANPFYKDFFFLSDWALGWSVGCLTFGAMLGNAVAGPLADRFGRKPVLMVAALFYSLSAVSSALATDFSLFIVARMLGGVAVGLALLIAPVYIAEISAAKLRGRFVSFNQLNIVIGFSAVFFSNYYILKAADSGGTDWIDKLNCWRWMLGAETLPAVLYFVFLFFVPRSPRWLAKRGRYDEALVVLKKFVSLEEATESLEEIKQHLAAEIDTKPSLAELFSRRMSFIMFIALGLGFFQQITGINAIFFYAPTIFEKTGIRQENAFLQTIIIGLVNLGFTVLAIYFIDRFGRRPLLLVGTAVMAICLLTTAWAFQTATYQLTKESLKKLSSEMPVEVVDALAPMVGKSFGSEAAFVSEATKMAGPKVLGTTDFETQIPANLNSVVNELDPAAFANSASFEAEITRKVGQQPFVETFPVSGKNALRALKKQSFGSRAELMQAVNNHLDHVALDGYTSTLTSKGLIIRAELVLAAIIGYIAAFAISLGPVMWAMFSEIFPNRLRGLAISVAGFFNSLVSYGVQQVFPWELSSLGPAGTFLIFGLFAALAFFFTAKFIPETKGRSLEQLEEDFTVKI; this is encoded by the coding sequence CTGGTCTCCCTCGTAGTCGCTCTCGGCGGGTTTTTAATGGGGTTTGATGCTGGGGTCGTGTCCGGCGCAAACCCTTTCTACAAGGATTTCTTTTTCCTTAGTGATTGGGCGCTTGGATGGTCCGTGGGCTGTTTGACGTTTGGTGCCATGCTTGGCAATGCTGTGGCGGGACCTCTAGCGGATCGGTTTGGTCGCAAACCTGTTTTGATGGTTGCCGCCCTATTCTATTCGCTCTCAGCGGTTAGCTCGGCTCTCGCCACTGATTTTAGTCTCTTTATTGTGGCCCGAATGTTGGGTGGCGTAGCCGTTGGATTAGCGTTACTGATTGCCCCGGTTTACATTGCCGAAATATCGGCCGCGAAATTGCGTGGGCGTTTTGTCTCATTTAACCAACTCAATATTGTCATCGGTTTTTCGGCAGTATTCTTTTCGAATTACTACATCTTGAAGGCCGCTGATTCAGGGGGGACCGATTGGATCGACAAACTGAATTGTTGGCGTTGGATGTTGGGCGCTGAGACGTTGCCAGCAGTTCTTTATTTTGTCTTTCTCTTTTTTGTGCCTCGCAGTCCTCGGTGGTTAGCCAAACGGGGCCGCTACGATGAAGCGTTAGTGGTACTGAAAAAGTTTGTCAGCTTGGAAGAGGCCACTGAGTCGCTGGAGGAAATTAAGCAGCATCTCGCAGCCGAAATCGACACAAAGCCATCGCTTGCTGAACTGTTTTCGAGACGCATGAGCTTCATTATGTTCATTGCGCTCGGATTAGGATTCTTTCAGCAAATTACGGGTATCAATGCAATCTTTTTCTACGCTCCAACAATCTTCGAAAAGACCGGCATTCGGCAAGAGAATGCTTTCTTGCAGACGATCATCATCGGTTTGGTGAATCTCGGTTTTACCGTTCTAGCGATTTATTTCATCGATCGATTTGGGCGTCGCCCTTTGTTACTGGTGGGCACTGCGGTAATGGCGATCTGCTTATTGACAACAGCCTGGGCTTTTCAAACGGCTACTTATCAGCTGACCAAGGAATCATTGAAAAAACTAAGCTCGGAGATGCCAGTCGAAGTGGTGGATGCGTTAGCTCCCATGGTTGGTAAATCGTTCGGATCGGAGGCAGCTTTTGTCTCGGAAGCGACGAAAATGGCGGGGCCGAAGGTCTTGGGGACGACTGACTTTGAGACCCAGATTCCAGCTAACCTGAATTCAGTGGTAAATGAATTGGATCCGGCTGCATTCGCGAATTCGGCCAGCTTCGAAGCCGAAATCACACGTAAGGTAGGTCAGCAGCCATTTGTGGAAACATTTCCAGTTTCGGGTAAGAATGCGCTGCGGGCGCTGAAGAAACAATCATTCGGGTCACGTGCCGAATTGATGCAGGCGGTAAATAATCATCTCGATCATGTTGCGTTGGACGGATATACGTCGACGCTGACAAGTAAGGGACTCATCATTCGAGCCGAACTCGTACTGGCTGCAATTATTGGCTACATCGCTGCGTTCGCAATCTCGCTGGGTCCGGTGATGTGGGCCATGTTCTCGGAGATTTTTCCCAATCGACTTCGTGGCCTTGCGATTTCAGTGGCCGGGTTTTTTAACTCGCTGGTCAGCTACGGAGTCCAACAGGTGTTTCCATGGGAACTTTCTTCGCTCGGCCCGGCAGGTACCTTCTTGATTTTTGGCCTGTTTGCCGCACTTGCCTTCTTCTTTACCGCGAAGTTTATTCCGGAAACAAAAGGTCGATCTTTGGAGCAGCTTGAGGAAGATTTTACCGTCAAAATATGA
- a CDS encoding RNA polymerase sigma factor, translating into MNGPQQNDERSACHTVDQSTFITLIDAHRRLIMKVCWVYSSTADDRDDLLQDILSQLWASFENYDGARPFSTWMYRVALNVAIDSVRRKARRREQTGIEEMPEFASPQDEPHQEQLLHLHELLDRQNESDRAILLLYLEGQSYREIGGIIGITESNVGTRINRLKRSLKESTESR; encoded by the coding sequence ATGAACGGCCCACAACAAAACGATGAGCGTTCCGCGTGCCACACGGTGGATCAATCAACCTTTATCACGCTCATCGACGCACATCGTCGCCTCATTATGAAAGTTTGCTGGGTCTACAGCTCAACAGCGGATGATCGCGATGATTTGCTCCAAGATATCTTGAGTCAACTTTGGGCTAGTTTTGAGAACTACGATGGCGCACGTCCATTTTCAACATGGATGTATCGCGTCGCGCTGAACGTCGCCATTGATTCAGTGCGTCGCAAGGCACGCCGGCGAGAGCAGACGGGGATCGAAGAGATGCCAGAATTTGCGTCTCCTCAAGATGAACCCCACCAAGAACAACTCTTGCACCTTCATGAACTTTTAGATCGCCAAAACGAATCGGACCGCGCCATTCTTTTGCTTTACCTCGAAGGGCAGTCTTACCGAGAGATTGGCGGCATCATAGGCATAACAGAATCGAATGTTGGCACACGGATCAATCGATTGAAACGTTCACTCAAAGAGTCGACTGAATCACGCTAA